In Sorghum bicolor cultivar BTx623 chromosome 10, Sorghum_bicolor_NCBIv3, whole genome shotgun sequence, one genomic interval encodes:
- the LOC8069063 gene encoding probable lysophospholipase BODYGUARD 3, giving the protein MHIATCVWQEKAAAGGMGGAAVGGGKGVGGEWGAARGRVVAALGVAGCALNCAVSFVVFSALDVLDVVLCLVYKLVDYAVDAEWKSCYCAAAAGSGVQVATAAAAPGPKVVRLSSSASSPASSAKLQLEDVSDTLYVRPSLLADATRTGNVAIHAAAAPTLTVSPAIAELIRGKMDRPPRPPRQAPCWSDCDCKLCHSWSGTPASSSHLYVHVQAPPPTAPEAPIEDVVFIHGFISSSVFWTETVFPAFSAAARSKYRMFAVDLLGFGRSPKPSESLYTLREHVEMIERSVLRRYRLGSFHVVAHSLGSVLALALAVKYPDAVKSLTLLAPPYFPVPETVSAAGAGAAAQYVMRKVAPRRVWPPIAFGGSMACWYEHVSRTICLTICRQHRVWDRLFRIFTRNRVRTFLIEAFMCHTHNAAWHTLHNIICGSAGRMDAYLDVVARQLTCKVALFHGRDDELLPVDCTLAAGARVPRARVTVYDRKDHITIVVGQEKLFAAELEAIWKAD; this is encoded by the exons ATGCACATTGCGACCTGCGTGTGGCAAGAgaaggcggcggccggcggcatGGGGGGAGCAGCTGTTGGCGGCGGGAAAGGCGTCGGCGGCGAGTGGGGCGCGGCGCGCGGGAGGGTGGTGGCGGCGCTGGGCGTGGCCGGGTGCGCGCTCAACTGCGCCGTGAGCTTCGTGGTGTTCTCGGCGCTGGACGTGCTGGACGTGGTGCTGTGCCTCGTGTACAAGCTGGTGGACTACGCGGTGGACGCGGAGTGGAAGTCCTGCTActgcgccgcggcggcggggtcAGGGGTGCAGGTGgccacggccgccgccgcgccggggcCCAAGGTGGTGCGCCtgtcgtcgtcggcgtcgtcgcCCGCGTCGTCCGCcaagctgcagctggaggacgtGTCGGACACGCTGTACGTGCGGCCGTCGCTGCTCGCCGACGCCACCCGGACCGGCAACGTCGCCAtccacgcggcggcggcgccaacgCTCACCGTGAGCCCGGCCATCGCGGAGCTGATCCGCGGCAAGATGGACCGGCCACCCCGCCCGCCGCGGCAGGCGCCGTGCTGGTCCGACTGCGACTGCAAGCTCTGCCACTCCTGGAGCGGCACCCCGGCGTCATCCTCCCACCTCTACGTCCACGTCCAGGCTCCGCCGCCGACGGCACCAGAGGCTCCGATAGAGGACGTGGTGTTCATCCACGGGTTCATCTCGTCATCGGTGTTCTGGACGGAGACGGTGTTCCCGGCGTTCAGCGCCGCCGCGCGGTCCAAGTACCGGATGTTCGCCGTGGACCTTCTCGGGTTCGGGCGGAGCCCCAAGCCGTCGGAGTCGCTGTACACGCTGCGGGAGCACGTGGAGATGATCGAGCGCTCCGTGCTCCGCCGCTACCGCCTCGGCTCGTTCCACGTGGTGGCGCACTCCCTCGGCTCcgtcctcgccctcgccctcgccgtcAAGTACCCCGACGCCGTCAAGTCGCTCACcctcctcgcgccg CCGTACTTCCCGGTGCCGGAGACGGTGTCGGCGGCGGGCGCGGGGGCGGCGGCGCAGTACGTGATGCGGAAGGTGGCGCCGCGGCGGGTGTGGCCGCCGATCGCGTTCGGGGGATCCATGGCGTGCTGGTACGAGCACGTGAGCCGCACCATCTGCCTCACCATCTGCCGCCAGCACCGCGTCTGGGACCGCCTCTTCAGGATCTTCACCAGGAACAG GGTGCGGACGTTCCTGATCGAGGCGTTCATGTGCCACACGCACAACGCGGCGTGGCACACGCTGCACAACATCATCTGCGGCAGCGCGGGGCGGATGGACGCGTACCTGGACGTGGTGGCGCGGCAGCTCACGTGCAAGGTCGCACTCTTCCACGGCCGCGACGACGAGCTGCTCCCCGTCGACTGCACCCTCGCCGCCGGTGCCAGGGTGCCGCGCGCCCGCGTCACCGTCTACGACCGCAAGGACCACATCACCATCGTCGTCGGACAGGAGAAGCTCTTCGCcgccgagctcgaggccatCTGGAAGGCCGACTAG
- the LOC8069064 gene encoding magnesium protoporphyrin IX methyltransferase, chloroplastic — translation MARAGVSTAPLSRLHSLPPRPSLLHNPQPNVLLLRPQQRKAPATTAAALPTAADLPELSLPAAAAAAAALAAAVSLSDPERRRRAQAEAAGGGDKEAVRAYFNSTGFERWRKIYGSATEGVNRVQLDIREGHAQTVAAALSMLRDSPLELAGTTVCDAGCGTGSLAIPLAAEGADVLASDISAAMVSEAQRQASLAQATAPGSTTFRMPRFEVRDLESLEGRYDVVVCLDVLIHYPREEAKAMIRHLASLADKRLLISFAPRTLYFDFLKRVGELFPGPSKATRAYLHAEADIEDALRQAGWRVANRGFISTQFYFAKLFEAVPVASSSS, via the coding sequence atggcgcgcgCCGGCGTCTCCACCGCGCCGCTCTCCCGCCTCCACTCCCTTCCACCACGGCCTTCCCTCCTCCACAACCCGCAGCCGAacgtcctcctcctccgtccCCAGCAGCGCAAGGCGCCCGCCACCACCGCGGCGGCGCTACCGACGGCCGCGGACCTCCCGGAGCTATCCCTcccggccgcggccgccgcggcggccgcgctggCTGCGGCGGTTTCTCTCTCCGACCCCGAGCGCCGGCGGCGCGCGCAGGccgaggcggcgggcggcggggaCAAGGAGGCGGTCCGCGCCTACTTCAACTCGACGGGGTTCGAGCGGTGGCGCAAGATCTACGGGTCGGCGACGGAGGGCGTGAACCGCGTGCAGCTGGACATCCGCGAGGGCCACGCGCagacggtggcggcggcgctgtccaTGCTCCGCGACTCCCCGCTGGAGCTGGCGGGCACCACGGTGTGCGACGCCGGGTGCGGGACGGGGTCGCTGGCCATCCCGCTCGCGGCCGAGGGCGCCGACGTCCTGGCCTCCGACATCTCGGCGGCCATGGTGTCGGAGGCGCAGCGGCAGGCGTCGCTGGCGCAGGCAACGGCGCCGGGGTCGACGACGTTCCGGATGCCCCGGTTCGAGGTCCGCGACCTGGAGAGCCTGGAGGGGCGGTACGACGTGGTGGTGTGCCTGGACGTGCTCATCCACTACCCGCGGGAGGAGGCGAAAGCCATGATCCGCCACCTCGCGTCGCTGGCGGACAAGCGGCTGCTCATCAGCTTCGCGCCCAGGACGCTCTACTTCGACTTCCTCAAGCGCGTCGGCGAGCTGTTCCCGGGCCCGTCCAAGGCCACGCGCGCCTACCTGCACGCCGAGGCCGACATTGAGGACGCGCTCCGACAGGCCGGATGGCGCGTCGCCAACCGCGGCTTCATCTCCACGCAGTTCTACTTCGCCAAGCTCTTCGAAGCCGTGCCCgtcgcctcctcgtcgtcgtag